AAAAACTTTAATATCTTTGGGTATGGCGGAGATGAACTTTTTATATTCACTGTCTGCAACAGACTTCTGCAAACTGCGAAAAACTGCCCCAACAACAAACTTTGCATAAGAGGCTCCCCTAAAATCATGTAATCCTCTCATGCCATCATCTTCGACAACTTCTTGGATAAAATCATCAAGATGGTTAGAAGATCCTATACTTCTCTGAGGCTTCCAGCCGTCCACATATACTCCTTTCAGCGCCATAGGCAAGTGAGATATCATCTCGCATGACTCTTCAACAGTCACATGATTGCGTAATGCGTGCAATACCCCGCGAAGAATACTGCCTGCTTCTGCCTGTTCCAAAGGCATTTGTAATTCCTGGGCTAAACGATTCAGGTATTGATTTCCTACAGTGGCATATTGAGTAAAGTCCATAATAAAATCAATTTTGAGGGGTTAAAACTAGTACAGTTTAGAAAATATTTTTGAATACAACATAAACTGGCAATCTGCCAGCTTGTCCAACTACTATTCTGTCTATTTAGCCCACATATTACGTTGGTATACACCGATCAACTCTCCCAATCCAATAATATGTGGTTGAATCGCTATTTCTAACTGATCCTTTGTGGTAGAAGGAGGTAAATCCAGTTTTTTATCCAGTGCATATAGTGTAAAGATATATCTGTGAATGGCTTTTGAGCAACAAGGACCTGAATAGTTTGATGTTCCAAAATCAGTCAATCCCTGCACGCCAGGTATTGTGTTTTCTTCAATCAGAAAGCTGGTCTGATTTGTTGGTACAGGAATATTCCACACTACCCAGCGTCCGCTAAAATTATCCATGTCTTCCATAATCAATGCCAGATCCTTAGTATGTTCGGGTATGTGTTCTATCAGAATTGGCGGATTCACATTACTCCCATCGCAGGTATAGCGGTATGGAATAAATTTCTTATGTGAAAAAGCAAGACTGCTTACTTTAAGTAGCTCATAGCTGGTAAGTGCCAGATCAGCACTTTTGTCTTTCCTATACATTGGAGTAAGAGTTTATAGGTTCGAGAAGATAGATGTAGAGAGATAGGGTACAAAGAATGGATGTGAAACTTTTAATAGCTTCTTGTAAAGTTCTCACTGAAAGTAATCAGTAGTGTATGATGTTTTAAGAGCTTGTCTTGTATGCAGACTACTCCTAAAACCTAACCAAAGAAAGGGTATTTGTTACTTTACTGCTCTGAGCCAGATCAGCCCCCTGGCTAATTCTTATCATCCTCTTCTTATTCTGCTCACTTGGTTTGATCCTGT
Above is a genomic segment from Xanthocytophaga agilis containing:
- a CDS encoding DUF2267 domain-containing protein, whose amino-acid sequence is MDFTQYATVGNQYLNRLAQELQMPLEQAEAGSILRGVLHALRNHVTVEESCEMISHLPMALKGVYVDGWKPQRSIGSSNHLDDFIQEVVEDDGMRGLHDFRGASYAKFVVGAVFRSLQKSVADSEYKKFISAIPKDIKVFIQDSMVEKKPC
- a CDS encoding YbhB/YbcL family Raf kinase inhibitor-like protein, producing the protein MYRKDKSADLALTSYELLKVSSLAFSHKKFIPYRYTCDGSNVNPPILIEHIPEHTKDLALIMEDMDNFSGRWVVWNIPVPTNQTSFLIEENTIPGVQGLTDFGTSNYSGPCCSKAIHRYIFTLYALDKKLDLPPSTTKDQLEIAIQPHIIGLGELIGVYQRNMWAK